The window GCCTATCGTCTTGGAGAAAACCCGGTGGACACGGTCATAAGACACGGAAAGATAAGCGTTCAGAACGGCGCTGTCATACAGGAGATATAAATGAAAATATTTTATGAAGTAGTAGAAAAGATAATGGACAGCAGGGACGTTACGGTTGGCGGAGGCTCGGCCTCCGCTGTCGCCGGAGCGATGGCCGCGGGGCTTGTGGGGATGGTTTCGCGTCTTTCGGTCGGTAAGGAATACGGCCTTCCCGATGAAAGATACCTTGAGATCGCGGAGGAGCTTGACGAACTTGCCGTACAGCTAAAAGAGGGCGCGGTAGAGGATACGCGCTCATATCTGGGAATAAAGGCTGCCTTTGCGCTTCCCAAAGCCACCGATGAGCAGAAATCCGCGCGCCGCGCGGCGATTGAGAGCGCGGCAATAAGGGCCGCCAATGTGCCGCTGGAAAACGGCCGCGCCGCCCTGCGTATACTGGAGTTCTGCCGCGAGATGGACGGAAAATTTAACCCCGCGGCCTCGTCGGATATGGAGGCGGGAGTTTTGCTCGCCGAGATGGCCGTTAAAGATACGGCGCTTAACGTGGAGGCTAATCTTTCACTCATAAAGACGCCGGAGATAAACGAAGAGCTGGCACGGTCGGCCTGCGGGCTCAAAGCCGCGGTACAATAAGAGAGGATATGAAAAAGATGTCAAAAAAGATACTGCTCTGCGAATTGAACGTCAGCGAAGGAAGAGACGAAGCGAAGATCAAACGGATAACGGAGTCGCTGACCTCCACCCCGAATATTACGATAATGGATATCGACTCAGACGCCGACCACAACCGTTCCGTCTATACCTGGATAGGGGAGCCGGAGGATGTGCTTGCGGGAGCAATGAATATTACGGCGCAGGCGGTCGAAGAGATAGACATGGCCATGCACCACGGCAGCCACCCGCGCCAGGGGGCCGTAGATGTCGTCCCGTTCGTCCCCGTACGTAACGTAGAGAAAGAAGAGGCCCTTGATATTGCCCTGCGTTACGGGAAATTCCTCGTCGGACTCGGCGTTCCGGTATATTACTATGAGGATGCCGCCACAAAGCCGTCGCGTCAGAATCTGGTCGATATACGCAAAGGGCAATACGAGGCTTTGCCCGAAAAGATGCAGAACGAGGAATGGCGGCCGGACGAAGGGCCGTTCGCCTTCGTACCAAAGTCCGGAGTAACAGTCACGGGTGTTCGTTTCCCGCTCGTCGCGTATAACGTGAACCTGCGGACGGATGATCTCGAAATAGCAAAGGCCATCGCGAAACGTATGCGCTTCTCAAGCGGCGGGTTACGCTTCTGCCGCGCGATAGGTCTTGCGCTTGAGGAACGGGGAATGGTGCAGGTGTCGATGAACCTGACCAACTTTGAGAAGACGCCGATTCCTGTCGTATACGACCTTATCAAGTCTCTCGCCGACAGCTACGGCGTCGGGATCGCCGATGCCGAGCTTGTGGGGCCTTTGCCGCTTGCAGCGCTGGAAGAGGTGATACGTCATTGTCTGCGGGTGCGCCGTTTCGAGATGGAGCAGATAATAGAGACGCATCTGTTAGGCTGATAGTTACGAAAAAATGGGGCGCTTTTAATTTTTCGACGGATATTTGACGGCAGGAGGGCGAATAGTATTTCCTCGGTTAAAAAAATCGGCAAAATAGTATAGAATATACTAATGTTGCCGCGTAACGGCGGTTTTGGTTTTATGCGGCCCATACCCGAATTTAATATAAAACAGGAGTGGTCAGAATGGCATTTCTTAGCGACATTGAGATAGCGCAGCAGGCTGCGATGGAGCCCATCGTAGATGTTGCGAAAAAACTCGACATTGACGCGGATGATCTTGAGCTTTACGGCAAGTATAAGGCGAAGGTTTCTTTTGACCTTTGGGAGAAGGTAAAGGACAACAAGGACGGCAAGCTGATTCTTGTCACCGCGATAACCCCGACTCCTGCGGGGGAGGGCAAGACTACGACCTCCGTCGGCCTTGCGCAGGCACTGGCGAAGCTCGGCAAAAAGGTAACCCTGGCGCTCCGCGAGCCCTCCCTGGGGCCAGTCTTCGGAGTGAAGGGCGGAGCCGCCGGCGGCGGTTACAGCCAGGTCGTCCCGATGGAGGATATCAACATTCACTTCACCGGCGACTTCCACGCCATCAC is drawn from Cloacibacillus porcorum and contains these coding sequences:
- the ftcD gene encoding glutamate formimidoyltransferase; amino-acid sequence: MSKKILLCELNVSEGRDEAKIKRITESLTSTPNITIMDIDSDADHNRSVYTWIGEPEDVLAGAMNITAQAVEEIDMAMHHGSHPRQGAVDVVPFVPVRNVEKEEALDIALRYGKFLVGLGVPVYYYEDAATKPSRQNLVDIRKGQYEALPEKMQNEEWRPDEGPFAFVPKSGVTVTGVRFPLVAYNVNLRTDDLEIAKAIAKRMRFSSGGLRFCRAIGLALEERGMVQVSMNLTNFEKTPIPVVYDLIKSLADSYGVGIADAELVGPLPLAALEEVIRHCLRVRRFEMEQIIETHLLG
- a CDS encoding cyclodeaminase/cyclohydrolase family protein; amino-acid sequence: MKIFYEVVEKIMDSRDVTVGGGSASAVAGAMAAGLVGMVSRLSVGKEYGLPDERYLEIAEELDELAVQLKEGAVEDTRSYLGIKAAFALPKATDEQKSARRAAIESAAIRAANVPLENGRAALRILEFCREMDGKFNPAASSDMEAGVLLAEMAVKDTALNVEANLSLIKTPEINEELARSACGLKAAVQ